In Quercus robur chromosome 11, dhQueRobu3.1, whole genome shotgun sequence, the following proteins share a genomic window:
- the LOC126706303 gene encoding serine/threonine-protein kinase ATR isoform X2, with protein sequence MACFDFARIVGSVINYDIIPHHNLIQSITTILSEDKEGLPVFRNTVYDSSMGGCLNALYSSCADDVVKLTAAELVGVFPQSIWRTKSQELKVALCNAYTRIAKICPPHVWKPESLIRTLCFPEPCFPLIDCFRVALSILGPDRVGGEPINYSGLESLTSSDKSIENLRVGEKRPIQDVVTCKVKRQKLDEDVVASDANVLVESKHTFLVNCETEEKYAIDMHKSLFSFVKYLNSPAVEPDSLSPDVALTALSMLCIAFCRFPETNLSVRIFQQMYAWIPLICEMAKQENSITLDVFIYLEGIHSILLLQSTPFMENKLFKNTDDDADLLHVVLKLPWTHSLVVAEPHHPWKTKCISVQVASKLGPSLKTETDLEILDFSLHDEVEEVRVEAVLSMPVIVLWSGLGLLTHIFRRLELLGKEKNEKVKNIIPLTLGFLSCLYGSCNAVDGLSKSTCKLFLNINNDKQSQTVDYLLQGFWCSKCDRSIAHNPELYSKIIHQPDMQRTEISLDCDFLHLQSLFFKLLYDESSEEVQVACVGVIRRILIHGNTDVLLKTRSEWTKCIEFLLLNRKKAIREAFCSQINSFLEDPILSCLFCDEETPTKIKEQKFLDIIKHALSAAEDPQIFDTLLESTAEIMIAVDIHSQLFLFSLFLLVDQLDNPHVTVRMNASRLIHKSCYFHLKGGFELVLSKVVHIRNELFDYLSLRLASRPKMVKEFAEAVFGVETEELVRKMIPIVLPKLVVSQQDNDQAIETLDELAKYLSTDMVPLIVNWLPKVLAFALHQADGQELLLALQFYLVHTGSDKQEIFAAALPALLDELVCFLDGGDSDEIRKRIARVPQMIKEVARVLTGGEDLPGFLRNHFVGLLNSIDRKMLHAEDTLLQQQALKRIEMLIKMMGSHLSTYVPKLMVLLMHAIDKEPLQSEGLSILHFFIEQLAKVSPSSTKHVISQVFAALIPFLEREKEHPSNNLDKVVKILKELVLKNKVVLKEHIREFPPLPSIPALTEVNKAIQEARGSMTLKDQLRDVVDGLNHENLNVRYMVVCELSKLLNLRREEVTALITAEARSDMDVLSSLITSLLRGCAEESRTAVGQRLKLVCADCLGALGAVDPAKVKGFTCQRFKIECSDDDLIFELIHKHLARAFRAAPDTIIQDSAALAIQELLKIAGCEASLDASAAASMSQKLKDKKSLDNRRGQKLWDRFSNYVKEIIAPCLTSRFQLPNVADSACTGPIYRPNMSFRRWIFNWIRKLTVHATGSRASIFNACRGIVRHDMQTAIYLLPYLVLEAVCHGTEEARHSITEEILSVLDAAASENSGATVHGVSGGQSEVCIQAVFTLLDNLGQWVDDVEQELALSQSFQSSASKQQSSKSKDQSPTSLIDQEQLLVQCKYVSELLTAIPKVTLARASFRCQAYARSLMYFESHVRVKSGSFNPAAERSGVFEDEDVSYLMEIYSWLDEPDGLSGLACLRKSLRLQDQLLINKRAGNWAEVLTSCEQALQMEPTSVQRHSDVLNCLLNMCHLQAMVTHVDGLICRIPQYKKTWCMQGVQAAWRLGRWDLMDEYLSGADEEGLVCSSSECNASFDMDVAKILQAMMKKDQFSVAEKIALSKQALIAPLAAAGMDSYTRAYPFVVKLHLLRELEDFQSLLVDDSFLEKTFDLGDLGFSKVMENWENRLRFAQPLLWAREPLLAFRRLVFGASGLGAQVGNCWLQYAKLCRLAGHYETANRAILEAQASGAPNVQMEKAKLLWSTRRSDGAIAELQQSLLNMPVEVVGSAAISSITSLSLVPLNPPPLVCDTQALNENRDIAKTLLLYSRWIHYTGQKQKEDVISLYSRVKELQPKWEKGYFYMAKYCDELLADARKRQEESDLGPRMVPSASSVGSSNVNTEMRWWSYVPDVLLFYAKGLHRGHKNLFQALPRLLTLWFEFGSFYLRRGSSSNKDLKDLKSVHAKVLSIMRGCLNDLPAYQWLTVLPQLVSRICHQNEEIVRLVKLIITSVLRQYPQQALWIMAAVSKSTVPSRREAAAEIIQAARKGFSQGNSGNNLFVQFASLIDHLIKLCFHAGQPKAKTINISTEFSALKRMMPLGIIMPTQQSLTVSLPTYEVNGIDSLNSNIFSATDLPTISGISDEAEILSSLQRPKKIVLLGSDGSQRPFLCKPKDDLRKDARMMEFTATINRLLSKYPESRRRKLYIRTFAVIPLTEDCGMVEWVPHTRGLRHILQDIYITCGKFDKQKTNPQIKRIYDQCQGKMKEDEMLKNKILPMFPPAFHKWFLNTFSEPAAWFRARVAYAHTTAVWSMVGHIVGLGDRHGENILFDSTTGDCVHVDFSCLFDKGLQLEKPELVPFRLTQNMIDGLGITGYEGIFLRVCEITLSVLRTHRETLMSVLETFIHDPLVEWTKSHKSSGVEVQNPHAQRAISNIEARLQGVVVGVGAAPSLPLAVEGQARRLIAEAVSHKNLGKMYIWWMPWF encoded by the exons ATG GCATGCTTTGACTTTGCACGCATCGTTGGATCAGTGATAAATTACGATATCATTCCCCATCATAACTTAATCCAGTCAATAACCACCATATTAAGCGAGGACAAAGAGGGGCTTCCCGTATTCAG AAATACAGTTTATGATTCGTCCATGGGGGGTTGTCTTAATGCATTATACTCTAGTTGTGCCGATGATGTTGTGAAGCTAACAGCTGCAGAGTTAGTTGGTGTTTTTCCTCAGTCAATCTGGAGAACCAAAAGTCAGGAGCTTAAG GTTGCCTTGTGCAATGCATACACACGTATTGCTAAAATCTGCCCCCCTCATGTCTGGAAGCCAGAATCTCTTATTCGCACTCTTTGTTTCCCAGAACCTTGCTTTCCACTGATAGATTGCTTTAGAGTGGCTTTGTCTATTCTTGGTCCTGATCGTGTTGGGGGGGAACCAATAAATTACAGCGGTCTAGAATCATTAACATCAAGTGATAAATCAATTGAAAACTTGAGGGTTGGAGAAAAGAGGCCTATTCAAGATGTGGTTACGTGCAAGGTCAAACGACAAAAGTTGGATGAAGATGTTGTGGCTTCAGATGCTAATGTTCTGGTGGAGAGCAAGCATACTTTCTTAGTAAATTGTGAAACAGAAGAGAAATATGCAATTGATATGCACAAAtcacttttttcatttgttaAGTATCTAAACTCTCCTGCTGTTGAACCTGATTCTTTAAGTCCAGATGTCGCTTTGACAGCTCTTAGCATGCTTTGTATTGCCTTCTGTAGATTCCCAGAGACCAATCTGTCAGTCCGCATCTTTCAACAGATGTATGCATGGATCCCCTTGATATGTGAGATG GCAAAGCAAGAAAATTCAATCACACTTGATGTTTTCATTTATTTGGAAGGAATTCACAGCATTTTGCTCTTGCAGA GTACACCTTTTATGGAGAACAAGCTGTTCAAAAATACAGATGATGATGCAGACCTTCTGCATGTGGTACTAAAGCTTCCTTGGACCCATTCTCTTGTGGTTGCTGAACCTCATCATCCCTGGAAAACAAAATGTATCTCTGTTCAAGTTGCATCCAAGCTTGGCCCTAGCTTAAAGACTGAAACTGATCTTGAAATCTTGGATTTTAGTCTTCATGATGAAGTTGAAGAAGTTAGAGTTGAGGCTGTGCTTTCCATGCCTGTGATTGTCCTGTGGTCTGGTCTTGGTTTACTAACACATATATTCAGAAGGCTGGA GTTATTGGGGAAAGAGAAGAATGAGAAGGTTAAGAATATTATTCCCCTTACTCTTGGTTTTTTGTCATGCCTCTATGGATCTTGTAATGCTGTAGATGGTCTTTCCAAAAGCACATGCAAATTATTTCTGAATATAAACAACGACAAACAGAGTCAGACAGTTGATTATTTACTGCAAGGATTCTGGTGTTCAAAGTGTGACAGAAGCATTGCACACAATCCTGAACTATATTCAAAAATTATACATCAACCTGATATGCAAAGGACAGAAATTAGTTTGGACTGTGATTTTCTACACCTACAGTCTCTCTTTTTTAAGCTTCTTTATGATGAGTCATCAGAAGAGGTTCAAGTTGCCTGTGTTGGCGTAATTCGACGGATACTTATACATGGGAATACAGATGTTCTGCTTAAAACAAGATCTGAATGGACTAAATGTATTGAATTTTTGCTTCTTAACAGAAAAAAGGCCATAAGAGAAGCATTTTGTAGTCAGATAAATTCCTTCCTTGAGGATCCTATTTTGTCTTGTCTATTTTGTGATGAGGAGACACCAACTAAAATCAAAGAACAGAAGTTTCTGGACATTATTAAACATGCCTTATCAGCTGCTGAAGATCCCCAGATCTTTGATACTCTTTTGGAATCTACTGCTGAAATTATGATTGCAGTTGATATTCACAGTCAacttttcttgttttctcttttcttgttgGTCGACCAGCTTGATAATCCACACGTGACAGTGAGAATGAATGCGTCAAGGTTAATACACAAATCATGCTACTTTCATCTTAAAGGAGGATTTGAACTAGTCTTATCAAAAGTTGTTCATATTCGTAATGAACTGTTTGATTATTTATCTCTGAGGCTTGCCAGCCGTCCAAAAATGGTCAAAGAATTTGCTGAAGCTGTTTTTGGTGTTGAGACTGAAGAACTTGTGAGGAAAATGATTCCTATTGTTCTTCCAAAGCTTGTGGTGTCTCAGCAGGATAATGATCAAGCAATTGAAACCTTGGATGAATTGGCCAAGTATTTAAGTACTGATATGGTGCCTTTGATAGTTAATTGGCTACCAAAAGTGCTGGCTTTTGCTCTCCATCAAGCTGATGGCCAGGAGTTGCTTTTGGCTTTGCAATTTTACCTTGTTCATACTGGTTCTGACAAGCAAGAAATTTTTGCAGCTGCATTGCCTGCACTCTTGGATGAACTTGTTTGCTTTCTGGATGGGGGTGATTCAGATGAGATAAGGAAAAG GATAGCAAGAGTACCTCAGATGATTAAAGAGGTTGCTAGAGTTCTAACTGGTGGTGAAGATCTACCAggatttttgagaaatcatttTGTTGGCCTCCTTAACAGTATTGATAGAAAAATGCTCCATGCTGAAGACACTTTGCTGCAGCAACAAGCTTTAAAGCGTATTGAGATGCTGATTAAAATGATGGGTTCTCACCTTAGTACTTATGTGCCAAAACTAATGGTTCTTCTTATGCATGCTATTGATAAAGAACCACTGCAAAGTGAGGGTCTCTCCATCTTGCATTTCTTCATTGAGCAGCTAGCGAAAGTATCACCATCTAGCACGAAACATGTAatttctcaagtttttgctGCTCTTATTCctttcttagagagagagaaagaacatcCTTCAAATAATTTGGATAAAGTggtgaaaattttgaaagaacttGTTTTAAAAAACAAGGTTGTCCTAAAGGAGCATATTCGTGAGTTCCCTCCATTGCCCAGTATTCCAGCTCTGACAGAAGTTAATAAAGCTATACAAGAAGCACGTGGATCAATGACTTTAAAGGATCAATTAAGAGACGTTGTTGATGGTTTGAATCATGAGAACTTGAATGTGCGCTATATGGTAGTCTGCGAGTTGAGCAAGTTGCTAAACCTAAGAAGGGAGGAGGTTACAGCTCTAATCACAGCTGAAGCTCGTTCAGACATGGATGTTTTGAGCTCTTTGATCACATCCTTACTAAGAGGATGTGCAGAAGAATCAAGGACTGCAGTAGGACAGCGGCTGAAGCTGGTCTGTGCTGATTGCCTTGGAGCACTAGGTGCAGTTGACCCTGCCAAAGTGAAGGGTTTTACATGCCAGCGTTTTAAGATTGAATGCTCTGATGATGATCTTATCTTTGAGTTGATCCACAAGCATCTAGCCAGGGCTTTTAGAGCTGCACCAGACACCATTATTCAAGACTCAGCTGCATTGGCTATACAGGAGCTTCTAAAAATTGCAGGTTGTGAGGCATCACTGGATGCCAGTGCTGCTGCTTCTATGTCACAGAAATTGAAGGATAAGAAATCTTTGGATAATAGAAGGGGTCAAAAACTATGGGACCGGTTCTCTAATTATGTTAAAGAGATAATTGCCCCTTGCTTGACATCTAGATTTCAGCTTCCAAACGTGGCTGATTCTGCTTGCACTGGCCCAATTTACCGCCCAAATATGTCATTCAGGAGGTGGATATTCAATTGGATAAGAAAATTGACTGTGCATGCAACTGGATCTCGTGCTAGCATTTTTAATGCTTGTCGAGGTATAGTGCGGCATGATATGCAAACAGCCATATATCTGCTGCCATATTTAGTCCTTGAGGCTGTTTGTCATGGTACTGAGGAGGCGCGGCATAGCATAACAGAAGAAATTCTTTCCGTTCTTGATGCTGCAGCATCAGAGAACAGTGGGGCTACAGTTCATGGAGTCAGTGGTGGGCAAAGTGAAGTTTGCATTCAGGCTGTGTTCACTCTTCTTGATAATCTTGGGCAATGGGTTGATGATGTTGAACAGGAACTAGCTCTTTCCCAGTCATTTCAATCATCAGCTTCTAAGCAACAATCATCCAAGTCAAAGGATCAAAGTCCAACTTCTTTGATAGATCAGGAGCAACTCCTTGTACAATGTAAATATGTTTCAGAGCTTTTGACTGCAATCCCAAAGGTGACGCTTGCCCGGGCCTCCTTTAGGTGTCAGGCATATGCTAGGTCTTTGATGTACTTTGAGTCTCATGTGCGGGTAAAGTCAGGTTCTTTCAATCCTGCAGCTGAAAGGAGTGGTGTTTTTGAGGATGAAGATGTTTCATATCTAATGGAAATATACAGCTGGCTGGATGAGCCTGATGGTCTTTCTGGATTGGCATGTTTGCGTAAATCATTAAGGTTACAAGACCAGCTATTAATAAACAAAAGAGCAGGAAATTGGGCAGAAGTTTTAACTTCTTGTGAACAAGCCCTGCAAATGGAGCCTACTTCAGTTCAGAGGCATTCAGATGTCCTTAACTGTTTGCTAAACATGTGCCACCTTCAGGCCATGGTGACTCATGTGGATGGTTTAATTTGTAGGATACCCCAATATAAGAAAACATGGTGCATGCAAGGTGTGCAAGCAGCATGGAGGCTTGGTAGGTGGGACCTGATGGATGAGTACCTTAGTGGAGCTGATGAAGAAGGTTTAGTTTGTAGCAGCTCCGAGTGTAATGCTTCCTTTGACATGGATGTTGCAAAGATTCTCCAGGCAATGATGAAGAAGGATCAGTTCTcggttgctgagaaaattgcACTGTCCAAGCAAGCTCTGATTGCTCCTCTGGCTGCTGCAGGTATGGATTCCTATACACGTGCTTACCCATTTGTTGTGAAACTTCACTTACTACGGGAGCTAGAAGACTTCCAGAGTCTTCTTGTTGATGACTCTTTCTTGGAGAAAACCTTTGATTTGGGTGATCTGGGATTCTCAAAAGTGATGGAGAACTGGGAGAATCGACTTAGATTTGCACAGCCATTACTTTGGGCAAGGGAGCCACTTTTAGCTTTCCGAAGATTGGTTTTTGGTGCCAGTGGTCTTGGTGCTCAAGTTGGGAACTGCTGGCTTCAATATGCAAAACTCTGTCGCTTGGCTGGTCACTATGAAACAGCAAACCGAGCAATTCTTGAAGCTCAGGCTTCAGGTGCACCTAATGTTCAAATGGAAAAGGCTAAGCTTTTGTGGAGTACTAGGCGATCTGATGGTGCCATTGCAGAGTTGCAACAATCTCTCCTCAACATGCCTGTTGAGGTTGTAGGCTCCGCTGCAATATCATCAATTACTAGCCTTTCCCTGGTTCCATTGAACCCACCACCTTTAGTTTGTGATACTCAGGCTTTAAACGAGAATCGAGATATAGCGAAGACCCTTCTCCTCTATTCTAGATGGATCCATTACACAGGGCAGAAGCAAAAAGAGGATGTGATAAGTCTTTATTCCAGGGTGAAGGAACTGCAGCCTAAGTGGGAGAAAGGATACTTCTATATGGCTAAATATTGTGATGAACTGCTTGCTGATGCCAGGAAACGTCAGGAAGAATCTGATTTAGGTCCCAGGATGGTCCCATCAGCTTCTTCTGTTGGTTCTTCAAATGTAAATACTGAGATGCGTTGGTGGTCTTATGTGCCTGATGTACTATTATTCTATGCAAAGGGGCTTCATAGGGGCCACAAGAATCTCTTTCAAGCACTTCCAAGACTTTTAACTCTCTGGTTTGAGTTTGGGAGCTTTTATCTAAGAAGAGGTTCATCATCCAATAAAGATTTGAAAGATTTGAAAAGTGTCCATGCAAAG GTACTGAGTATTATGCGGGGCTGTCTGAATGATTTGCCAGCATATCAGTGGTTAACAGTACTGCCTCAGTTAGTTTCCAGAATTTGCCACcaaaatgaagaaattgttCGATTGGTCAAGCTCATCATCACCTCAGTTCTTAGGCAATACCCACAACAAGCCCTATGGATTATGGCAGCAGTTTCAAAATCCACAGTTCCATCAAGGCGTGAGGCAGCTGCAGAAATCATACAAGCTGCACGGAAAGGGTTCAGCCAAGGAAATAGTGGTAACAATTTGTTTGTTCAGTTTGCAAGCCTGATTGATCATCTAATCAAGTTGTGCTTCCATGCTGGTCAGCCAAAAGCAAAGACAATTAATATCTCAACTGAATTTAGTGCCTTGAAGAGGATGATGCCGCTGGGAATTATCATGCCAACTCAGCAATCTCTTACTGTTAGCCTACCAACATATGAAGTAAATGGCATAGACTCACTTAATTCTAATATCTTTTCTGCCACAGATCTTCCTACAATATCAGGAATATCGGATGAGGCTGAGATTCTTTCATCTCTTCAGAGACCTAAGAAA ATTGTTCTATTGGGAAGTGATGGCAGTCAACGTCCATTCCTCTGCAAACCCAAGGATGACCTCAGGAAAGATGCACGTATGATGGAGTTTACTGCAACTATTAATCGTTTGTTATCCAAATACCCTGAAAGCCGTCGAAGGAAGCTTTACATTCGTACCTTTGCAGTGATTCCTCTAACAGAGGATTGTGGTATGGTAGAATGGGTGCCTCATACTCGTGGACTACGGCATATACTTCAAGACATTTACATAACCTGTGGCAAATTTGATAAGCAGAAAACAAATCCTCAAATTAAACGGATTTATGATCAATGTCAAGGTAAAATGAAAGAAGATGAGAtgctaaaaaacaaaattcttccAATGTTCCCACCAGCCTTTCATAAATGGTTCTTGAACACCTTTTCTGAGCCGGCTGCTTGGTTTAGGGCCCGGGTTGCCTATGCACATACCACTGCAGTTTGGTCCATGGTTGGGCATATTGTGGGGCTGGGTGACCGACATGGTGAAAACATTCTTTTTGATTCTACCACGGGTGACTGTGTTCATGTGGATTTCAGTTGCTTATTTGACAAAGGCTTGCAGTTGGAGAAGCCCGAGCTGGTGCCTTTCAGGCTAACCCAG AACATGATTGATGGGTTGGGCATCACTGGATATGAGGGAATTTTCTTGAGGGTCTGTGAAATCACCCTGTCAGTACTGAGAACACACAGGGAGACCTTGATGAGTGTTCTTGAAACTTTCATCCATGATCCACTCGTGGAATGGACGAAATCTCACAAGTCCAGTGGGGTAGAAGTTCAGAATCCACATGCACAG CGAGCCATCAGCAATATTGAGGCAAGGTTGCAAGGAGTGGTTGTTGGTGTCGGGGCTGCGCCATCTTTGCCTCTAGCTGTAGAAGGCCAGGCTCGTCGATTAATTGCAGAAGCAGTATCACACAAAAATCTTGGCAAGATGTATATATGGTGGATGCCATGGTTTTAA